ATTAGTCAAATCTGAAAGAAACTTCAAGTCGTTAGTCCTCCCACCGCCTAAATGATTCCCTGCAATGCCTAAGAAAAACATTTTGTTCAACTTTTCAAGAGAAGGGACTGTTCCGGTAAGACTATTTTGGTTCAGTTGAAGGATTTCTAGATTTGAGGCATTGGAAATTGAGGTTGGAATGGATCCAGTGAATTGATTTTGCCcaatggaaaagaaattgaggTGTGGAAGAGAGATGACTAAGGTCATTGGAAGAGTGCCATGTAAGTGATTGATTCCCACATCTATACTTTCAATCGAAGagagattgaagattgaagaagGAATGTTTCCCGAAAACTGATTATCATACAATGTTAAAATTCTTAGATTCATCAATCGGCCAAAGGATTCAGGTAGAACCCCATGCAACTTATTTCGATATGCGGAGAATGTATCAATGGATGATAGATTCCTAAGAGATTGAGGGATAGTTCCTATCAGATTGTTCTTtcccaaaaagaaatattcaaGCTTCATCAAGGAAGTAAGCTCCTCGGGGATTTCCCCTACCAGGTTGTTCCCATCtaagtataaatatacaagATTAGAACAAGCTGATATGTTGGAAGGAATTTCACCACTAATCGAATTATTGTAAAGTGATAAGCTTTGGAGTCTACGCAAATGGCCAATCTGAGGAGGGATTTCATAACTGAAGCTATTATTTTCAAGATACAACTCTCTTAAAAAGCTTAAATTGCCAACATACGGTGATATGGAACCTGAAAGTTTGAGGGAACTTAGGTCTAACCTTGTCACCCTTTGATGTCTCCGGCTACAAGTGATGCCATACCACTTGCAGAAATGAAGAGACCTATTCCATGAACTCACGACCCCAAGTGGATCGTCGGTTATCTTGTCCTTGAAGTCCAGCAATGCTAGTCGATCTGTCTGATTGTTGGCATTGCCAATGGCAAAGGTTGCTGATAATACAGTGAAGGACAGGAGATGAATAATAGCAACAAGAAGTCTACACAAGGATGaaaaatatagtgagaaacaACTCCTGCAAGAAAGCCCCATTTATACAGTTTCTTTGTAAGGTGGATCTAggtttagttaattaaatggCCATTGGTTTTGAGAGGAGGAGGGAAAAATCTGGATTAGAAACTTACTAGCTTGATAGTTCATGTCCATATGCCTATTTATAGGAAAtgggttttattttttttaataaaaacaatcAAAATACTTCAAAGTAATTATAGGAGTTAAGAATTCTTATATGTGTTCCTATCAGAAGAGCATGTTTTTTGGATTAAGATAGATAATGATAACgtttgtataattttaatcattaatGTTTGGTTATATGAGCATGTAGACATTGTGAATGTGGCTATTGGCATAACCATACATTTGGTCATCTCTAAAGTAAATGGCGGATGGAAGGGGTTAGTTGTCAtggatttgtcaatattgcactcaattgtatatatattagttgaataagaaataagaaatgatTCCGaagatataaaaatgaaagcaGTAACTTTCAGTTAAacattagttttcttttttaatttttattttttgtgatCTACTAAACTATGATTGTATTAAAAGTAAACAAGATTTAACATTTAATCTATGCAACTCCAGAAAGTAAGCTAATTTTTATTGGTTTGGAAGGGAACAAACACTAGCTTGAGAGGTTGGATTTTAAGATACTAGCTTGGCAGTTCATTTCATGTTGGGGATGCATATTTCTAGGATGGCAAGggtttcttttataatataaattcaatagactctttatattttattctatattttatttttatttctataaatattagcccTAATGAGACCAACAATCCAAACCTTTACTGATTTACAATTACCAAGGGTAAACAATTGTAATTTGCAAAGGGTTTGATATTGGTATAACTTACAAAATATGGATCTCCATATTGTAAAAGCGTATAGGCTTTTATAATGTCTCTTTATtacattataaattataaattttctattttaacttgttttgatatgtatgtatattttaataatattttttattttatttttaattaatcttttattaataaaataaaataaaaataaataaaaagaaaagaatataattttttaaaaaataagagaaagaaataataatttcctCCCTCCTTAGATTTAAGGAGAGAATGTGGCTCTTAAAAGCATCTCCAATGTACTCTTTATTTACatcaaactctttattttaaagagtcatatcataaaataacacTCAAATGtactatttattctttaaatataaaatagagacttgatttgactttcaatatatttttattttttattttatatttaataaatacattacaaatttctattgattaattaatatttgtaattctcgtttttctattggtaaaagttaaaataagaaaaagaaattaaaactattaatgcttatagaaacaaaaataaaataaagaataaaatataaagagtccATTAGACttaaataacatattttattctttatatctgaataatctttaaaagattttttgttataaaaattatgctatttaaaataaagaacacaatTAACGATGCTCCGAGTCATTTTAAGGAAGAGAATAATTTAGGAAGTCTCTTAGAACATCTCCAATGCATTGTTTATATgtcaaactctttattttaaagagttttacaataaaataatattctaatatactttttaaagtcttacaataaaataacactctaatatactttttattttttaaatataaattagagaGCTGGTTACATATGAAGAGTTAGTTTCActctttactttatatttaataaatacactACAAACCTCTATGCTTTTGataattgatatttgtaatttttgtttttctattgtAAAAgttaagaagaaaataaaaagaaattaagaccattaatgcttatgaaaacaaaaacaaagtaaagattaaaatttaaagagtattggactaaaataaaaaatttattatttatatttgaatatttcttaaaatgctctttaatatagaaattatactctttaagataaaaaagacACCATTTTGCATATACTCCCTAAAATAGACAATGAGTATGATTTAAGAGCTTGTtggtttttatatatttgaattttatcttAGAGTCatcttataaaataagatcaatgactgtttattctttaaatataaaatagaaattttactTTCTACATATATATAGTCAAACTTTACtctctatttaaatttaataaatacactagaaattttatgtacttaattagtagaaatttattattcttatttttctattagtaaaaattaaaaatagaataaaaataactaaaattctaatacctatagaaataaaaataaaacaaagaataaaatataaagagtctataaagttaaatttagtacaaaactaactcaacaaatttttttatctatcgTTTTTAGTAATTTACCTTAAAACCtaattcatcaatttctttAACTACATCTCATTATGTGAttgattgttattttaattagttttttaaccTTAATAAGAACTAAAGATATTAACCCTAATAGATATTTAAGTTAACCACcgttagaaataaatttaaattaattaacctaaCACAATTTACTATAAACCTAACTCATCAAATCTCTTTTCCATGGTTTTCATTAATTCTTATAGTAAACCAAACTCATCAATTTTTCTAGCCATATGTTATTAATGTTTGGTTTGTCATTTTAAATGGGTCCCACCATTAAAATTTTGGGTTTAATTGGACTTTTTTGAAAATGCTAAGAAtgaaattaagataaaatgaaGATTATGGATTTAATTGTCTTTCCCCAGTAGTTTACCTTTTGGCAAAGGGAGAAAATGACTGCATTTCTTTTCTCTGTTTGACTAGTTTATGATTTTGGGTCtggaatttataaaatcacaGCTCATGCTTACTGTCAAGCACTTTAAGACTACTAAGCAAAAGTTTCTTGATATTTCATTGTCATTCTTAAATAAAGGATGACTGAAATTCCAATTCCCATTTCCTGCTACCCAGCAATGATGGAAATCCACCTCACTTTCCTCATAAATGAATAGCTACTAAACGTACGATACTTTTGGTAGGATCAAGCCTCATGTCTTGCAGATAAGATCAACCTATAAAACAAAATTGTCCTCAAAATAATTGACAGAaactataataaaatgaaaagaaaaatcgaCTAAGAAActtcattgataaatataggtCAAGAGTCAATAATGTAAAGTCTACCAACTTTGTAGTAATCAAATTTGATGTTGAAATATGCCTCAAAGTGAACCAATGGTATAAAGGTAGTTAAGCAGCAAGGAAAGTTCCATATCTTATGAATGAGAAAAGCTTTCAGTCATTTcgaaaatgaatttaaattattattattattattattatttttttcaaaaacacGTTAGTTCAGTTTGCAAGAAagagtattttttaatttctgagATAATGCACCAGACCAATACCTTGAAGATCACCGGAAAGGAAATAGTTAGATGCCAACGTCCAAAAAGAAAGGCAACAAAATATTAAGTGctgaattaaaaagaaaagacaagtTATAGCAAACAAGAACTTGCTTTCTATTGTCTTATTTAGTTGTATAGTCTTTATTACATGAGCATGCAACTGAGGATTACTCTATAATTTCGTTTTTATCTTTTCACGTAATCAAACGGCCAGATCAGATTCTAAACAAGAAATTGACATTAGAAACGACagagaaccagaaaaggaattTAGGTTGCTTTCTTTTACATGTGGAGCTAGTTTGGTTTAGTACATTTACGTATATCAAGAAGATTCATATGTGTTAAGTATTATAGTATTTTGCTTGTGAAGGTTTTTGTGGAGGTCTGAGATTCATTTAGAGGTATGTATTGGAGCCTAACCAGACTTGGTCTCTAGCTTATAATTAAGCTGTTTCTACCCCATATTCTTGGTCAATACTGGCTAGccttattttcctctttttttttttttttttgtgtgtgtgtACGGAACTGcatgaattaatatataattgatatatttctGTATTCAGGTTAAGAATCTTTCTACAGCCAGGAGTTTCTTGCAACTGTCCAGGTGAATTTTCAATGAAACTTATGTTCTACCATTCTATTAAGCTTGTAATAAGGaattttcactatttttatcCACGTACTTTCaaataaagggaaaaagaataGTGAGCTGTTTTTCATTGCTCCTATATTGTTTTTGAGAATAGTAACAATCTTCAGTTTCATGATAAGGAAGAAGcacattaaagaaaaaaaggccTAGCAACTAAAAAGATCCACACCTTTTCGACTCCTATCAAAATTTGATCAAAtctttttagggtttctcttTTCAATTCTACTCTAGTTACAATCTTTTGTTGCaattttatccattttttagaaattaaaccattttattttatattttatgtgaagtgACAGCCATGTAAGGTTGCATCTCATGTGAGATGGCAACCGTGCAAGATtaaattgaagaaatttaCTAATTTGCCGTCAATCTTGactattttcttcattttcttctccACCCATCAAACCCATTTGTAAGGGTCAATTAGTAACCATTTCTAATTTACTCCTACATAAGACAAAATTCTACATAACTACTCAACTGGTGCTGCAAAGGAACCAGACATCTCGTGAGCAATTTAGAGCTCTGCTGGATAAAAAGCTCGTTTGAGATTGTTTGTTAAGTTAATCGAGTCGAacttgagtttagttttgaGCTCCTTAACTTTATTAAGTCAAATTCGAACTTGATAGAGTTTGATTTGTTAGCTCGTGTACTTGTTTGTTTATTGACTCGTAAGCCCACTCATGTGCTCGAGCTCGGTTCGTTTAGGAAGCTCGCGAATAGGCTTATGAGTATTtcgtattaattttatttttaaatttaatttattatttatattaccTATATAATATACATGTGATAACTATAATaactatttaataataataataactaatattaaaaaatgcttAATAAGCTCGAGCttgaactaattttttttcttcattatatCACTATTTAAAGAGGCTAATTGTAGTTTAGCTCATTTAGCATAATAAATGAACTATTTACGAACCAACCTCGAACTACTTGCGAGCTTATAGTTTTGAAATAAGTGAAGCTCGAGCTTGAATATAAGAGCTCAAATCGAACtcgaataaaattaaactgaaCCGAGCTCGAGATTATCAAAATTTAGCTCGGCTTGACTCGTTTACAGGCCTATGCACAACACATGAGACACAAGCAATGGattcaatttcataaaaattgtataaaatGTTGAAATTAGGATAGAAATTGACAAAGTTAAAAAGTTTGGTCCAAAGTGATAAAAGTCGAAAAGGTTTTGTTTTTTCTATTGTTTATTAgacctttaaaaaaaatattggcTATAGGTATCTCCAATTATTTTCACATTACAATCTGATCAGTGACCAAAAGTGAGTTGTCTTGTACATGAGGTAATAAATTTATCCCTCACACTATATAATAGGGAAAAACacttcattttaaattttttgaagatttaaggaaatcaaaataaataataatgataaaaataataatttgtagATATGCTAAATTATGAGTCTTTGCTTTTTCTTCCATTCGTACACTATGCACGTAGAAAGGAGTGGAGGGGAAagtaatttaaagaaaaggaaagaaacaatatttatctttttctgtttgactacataataaataattattaaagagaataaaaaagaattaattagatttttttttattaaaatcgtagaaataaaaataacaattaactaaattttaatgttttttttatattccaaattgaaatataatcaatttcaatttctacAAGCAGAATGAATGGGAATCATTCCCTTTCTATTCACCAGTTAGACATGCTTTTTTTAATGATCTTTTTTATGGTTATGCCGGCGATGATAGGTGGATCTGGTAATTGGTCTGTTCCGATTCTGATAGGTGCACCTGACATGGCATTTCCTTCTATTCTCTTCCCTTTCCTTTCCATTACTCTCCTTTCATGCATAGCATAGTGTTAGATATCTATAGTTAGGTAGTCATATGTGATATTCTTAATTATGatcctaattttatttattattaacataaataatttacaCCAAAGCCTGAGCTCATGAATTTATGAGTACCTTCTCAGATTTTCTCTATGATTACTCTTGGCGTTGGTGAAATAATAGCTATAGCATTAGCTGGTGCTACACTGTTGTATGGAGTTGGTAAAGATGCATACGTTTCTGTCCAACGCAAGGCTTCATACTCAAAGAACCTGAAAGAAAACTATGAATCCTTGCAATGGGAACTCAACTTCCTTCTTGGTTTTAGGACTGATATGGAACGTGCAATCCGTAGACGACGAAGGAATTACAGGGAAATGTATAACAAGTGGAATAGCCAAGTAGAACAAATTGAGGAGAGAGTAAGAAATTGCCTTGGCAAATATGAGCACATTAGGAACTGCAGTATTTTTCGAAGATCAAAACTTAGTAAACGAATGGTAAAGTTGTATAAGAAAGTTGTTGAAGTTAAAGGAGAGGGCAAGGATTTATCAAGGTTACTTTCTATATAATTGTAATTTAAAGTTGTAATGTCATTGTATAGTGTATGCTGTATTTCAATTCACGAATCCGAAACTTTGATATTAGAATTGGATATGTTGAATATTTAAGATTTCTTAAATGTATATTGATttgaaattgatgaaatcCATAAGAAGATCTAGAAGTTTAAACTTTGATGGCATTCaaataagtttaaaatttCTGCATAATTTGTTGCAAAAGTTCTGCAGCAGAGATCTACATAATAACTTACAGAAGTACGTACACACACTTCAGCAAGTTCTTGCACCTGGCACTTTAAAAGTGACTTCAAAATTCTAAATCATCAAAGCTCGACTTAATTCCAAAATGTTTAGCAGAAGATTAAGCATGGGCAGCAAGTACGTGCAGGGCACTAAAAGGTTCAAACACATTAGCTGCAggaaacacttcaaaaatcATTGAATGGCAGCAAGCAAGATTGAAAATTACATCTGATTGCAGCTTAATTTCAGTAGTTGCAACTGTAATGCCACTGTTGATTCCCATCATGTTGAAAGGAGAACAGAAAAATCAGAAGGATTGGTCTCAGAGGCTGCACAAGGTAAGTTGCTTGTGCAGACTTCTCATCACAGACCTGCATGGGCAAAAGGAGCAACCTTTCCTGCTATGCAGGAAAGGTCGCTTCTACCTTTACCAAATTGAGAAATATCCGTTAATGCAACCGTGAGAGTAGAAATTATgcatgtatatatatcaatcatcaATTTGTAAAGTCTTCAAAATTCTTTCACATAATATAAACtcagatttttaaattcttcatggtatcagagcaagaCTCAAACCTGTGAAGTAccaaatcaaaacaaaaaccaAATTCACATCCTTTTTCTCAGAATTCCTTTCGGAAGTCATCATGTCCCAAAATGACAACAAATTAACCAACATAATTTTGAAAGGAAATCAAAATTACATCGAGTAGTCAAAATCAGTTTACATCGGGCTTAGTGGCAGAAGAAAATTAGGGTTCGTAACAGGGACTAAACCCAGACCAAAATCAACAAGACTAGAAGCCCCGACAGAAGAAGAATCAGAAAAGATCAAAGAATGGCAAACGACAGACCACATGGTCATGTCGTTGCTTACCAGCACAATGGAGCCCCAAATTTCCAAGCTCTGCATGTTGCTAGAATCATCAAAAGCAATATGGGACAAGGTAAAAGGTCTATATGGTCATCAATAGAACTTTGCCCATGTATTTAATCTTAAACAAGAACTGGCAAGAATCACTCAAGGCATAAAATCAAGCTCACAATATGCCACAGAGATATTAACACGATGGGAACAGCTTCAGAACTACTTACCTCCTTCAACAAACGCAAcagaaattcaaaaaagaGTCGAGAATGACCTCATGTTTACTTACCTAGGAGGATTAGACTTAAGCTACGAGAACTTGAGGTCTCAAATCCTCCTGTCCTCAGAATTGCTGAACATCGACACCGTTATAGCTACTGTGCAACACGAGGAGACGCGAAGGACTCTAATGAATCCTTCGGCCTCTCTCGAACTCATAGAGACGCAAGCCTTTGCATCGCGTCCCCCAGTGCCAACGAAGGAAGCCGAACAAGGGGAGGACCGAGCACAGGGGATCGATATGACCACTGTAAAAAGTAGGGCCATCACCGTGCCTAGTGTTGGCACCTACACCCACATCTTCGGCCAGCTCGAAGCTGGGAGAAAGGGAGC
The nucleotide sequence above comes from Ricinus communis isolate WT05 ecotype wild-type chromosome 6, ASM1957865v1, whole genome shotgun sequence. Encoded proteins:
- the LOC8288663 gene encoding probable LRR receptor-like serine/threonine-protein kinase At3g47570 isoform X1, with protein sequence MGLSCRSCFSLYFSSLCRLLVAIIHLLSFTVLSATFAIGNANNQTDRLALLDFKDKITDDPLGVVSSWNRSLHFCKWYGITCSRRHQRVTRLDLSSLKLSGSISPYVGNLSFLRELYLENNSFSYEIPPQIGHLRRLQSLSLYNNSISGEIPSNISACSNLVYLYLDGNNLVGEIPEELTSLMKLEYFFLGKNNLIGTIPQSLRNLSSIDTFSAYRNKLHGVLPESFGRLMNLRILTLYDNQFSGNIPSSIFNLSSIESIDVGINHLHGTLPMTLVISLPHLNFFSIGQNQFTGSIPTSISNASNLEILQLNQNSLTGTVPSLEKLNKMFFLGIAGNHLGGGRTNDLKFLSDLTNATALRLLNINDNNFGGKLPEHLSNFSKKLELLALNDNQIHGNLPAGIEFLVNLTILSVSSNKLSGTIPSSIGKLKNLRELYMHDNNFSGSIPSSLGNLINLIHILLYYNNLQGMIPSSLANCKSLLILDLSNNNLTGLIPRRLFELSSLSVSLDLSNNRLYGSLPNEVGNLKQLGSLALEYNMLSGEIPSGLGSCESLEQLDMSHNLFQGSIPSTLSSLGSIQQLNLSHNNLSGTVPIEGIFKIASATSIEGNKNLCGGIREFGLPES